From a single Chloroflexota bacterium genomic region:
- a CDS encoding PAS domain-containing protein, with translation MGVDFGGSTFVSPQTLSQLGSLTREGADALGHGAIKLDDDGVILLYNRYESHLSGIDPSVAEGKRFFTQLAPCTNNRLFYGKFQEGIEDDELDIEFNYTFTYRMRPTLVRVMLRRDPGSSTTWVFVKRR, from the coding sequence GTTTGTCTCGCCGCAGACGCTCAGCCAGCTTGGGTCGCTGACGCGCGAGGGGGCCGACGCGCTCGGCCATGGCGCGATCAAGCTCGACGACGATGGCGTGATCCTGCTCTACAACCGCTACGAGTCGCACCTTTCGGGGATCGATCCGTCTGTTGCCGAGGGCAAGAGGTTCTTCACGCAACTGGCGCCGTGCACCAACAACCGGCTGTTCTACGGCAAGTTTCAGGAGGGGATCGAGGACGACGAGCTGGACATCGAGTTCAACTACACCTTCACCTACCGGATGCGGCCGACCCTGGTGCGCGTCATGCTGCGGCGCGATCCCGGCTCGTCAACGACCTGGGTCTTCGTCAAGCGGCGGTAA